The following coding sequences are from one Streptococcus sp. NPS 308 window:
- a CDS encoding DUF6773 family protein produces the protein MKNRFFYYQLLDEREEQLMNKAGAESFYISIAFLLLSYMIAVLAPSLFNPRMILIIIIIGTSYFFGRARDLGVNYYSRFHFTILGCLLVTLAITTLLMLQNYQFNIEIYQHNPLNVKYLSAWAITYLIYLPWVFIGNLGLKSYGEWAQKRFERDMDELENGE, from the coding sequence ATGAAAAATAGATTTTTTTATTATCAATTATTAGACGAAAGAGAAGAACAACTGATGAATAAAGCGGGGGCTGAAAGTTTCTATATCTCTATAGCTTTCTTGCTTTTATCTTATATGATTGCAGTATTAGCACCAAGTCTTTTTAATCCGAGAATGATTCTCATCATTATCATTATTGGAACTTCTTACTTTTTCGGCCGTGCTCGAGATTTGGGTGTGAACTACTATAGTCGTTTTCATTTTACAATTTTAGGGTGTTTGCTGGTGACTCTCGCTATTACAACTCTTTTGATGTTGCAGAATTATCAATTCAATATCGAAATTTATCAGCACAATCCTCTGAACGTTAAATACTTGTCTGCTTGGGCCATTACTTATCTGATTTACCTTCCTTGGGTTTTTATCGGCAATCTAGGACTTAAAAGTTATGGCGAATGGGCTCAAAAAAGGTTTGAGCGAGATATGGATGAACTGGAGAACGGAGAATAG
- the nadE gene encoding ammonia-dependent NAD(+) synthetase produces the protein MSLQETIIQQLEVKPVIDAQEEIRRSIDFLKKYLKKHPFLKTFVLGISGGQDSTLAGRLAQLAMEEMRAETGDDSYQFIAVRLPYGVQADEADAQKALAFIQPDVSLVVNIKESADAMTAAVEAAGSPVSDFNKGNIKARSRMIAQYALAGAHSGAVIGTDHAAENITGFFTKFGDGGADILPLYRLNKRQGKQLLKELGADPALYEKIPTADLEEEKPGIADEVALGVTYNEIDDYLEGKTISPESQATIENWWHKGQHKRHLPITVFDDFWE, from the coding sequence ATGAGTTTGCAAGAGACCATTATCCAGCAACTAGAGGTTAAACCAGTGATTGACGCCCAGGAGGAAATTCGTCGTTCCATTGACTTCTTAAAGAAATACTTGAAAAAACACCCCTTTCTTAAAACTTTTGTACTGGGGATTTCTGGAGGACAAGACTCAACCTTAGCAGGGCGCTTAGCACAATTAGCCATGGAAGAAATGAGAGCAGAGACAGGAGATGACAGCTACCAATTTATCGCTGTCCGCCTGCCATATGGCGTGCAAGCTGATGAAGCAGATGCACAAAAAGCTCTCGCTTTCATCCAGCCAGATGTCAGCTTGGTTGTGAATATCAAGGAATCAGCTGATGCCATGACAGCTGCAGTTGAAGCGGCAGGAAGTCCTGTTTCAGACTTTAACAAGGGTAATATTAAAGCTCGTAGTCGTATGATTGCCCAATATGCCCTTGCGGGTGCCCATAGCGGAGCGGTCATTGGAACAGACCATGCTGCGGAAAATATCACAGGTTTCTTTACCAAGTTTGGTGATGGCGGTGCGGATATTCTTCCACTTTACCGCCTCAATAAACGCCAAGGAAAACAACTCTTGAAGGAACTTGGTGCAGACCCAGCACTTTATGAAAAAATCCCAACAGCAGATTTGGAAGAAGAAAAACCAGGTATTGCAGACGAAGTAGCCTTGGGAGTCACTTACAATGAAATTGATGACTACCTTGAAGGCAAAACAATCAGCCCAGAATCCCAAGCGACTATTGAAAACTGGTGGCATAAAGGCCAACACAAACGCCACCTACCAATCACCGTATTTGATGACTTTTGGGAGTAA
- a CDS encoding GNAT family N-acetyltransferase has protein sequence MKAIGTQMLQTERLILRRFVESDAEAMFQNWASSAENLTYVTWDPHPDVEVTRNSIRNWVASYVNPNYYKWAICLKENPEQVIGDISIVEMNEKDSSCEIGYVLGKDYWGRGMMTEALKAVLDFCFTQAGFQKVRARYASLNPASGRVMEKAGMSYLKTIANGVERKDYVADLIYYQISREDR, from the coding sequence ATGAAAGCAATCGGTACGCAAATGTTACAGACAGAGCGTTTAATCTTGAGAAGATTTGTGGAGAGTGATGCGGAAGCCATGTTTCAAAATTGGGCTTCGTCTGCTGAGAATCTGACCTATGTCACCTGGGATCCTCATCCTGATGTTGAGGTGACTCGGAATTCGATTCGCAATTGGGTTGCTTCTTATGTCAATCCCAACTATTACAAATGGGCCATTTGTCTCAAAGAAAATCCTGAGCAAGTGATAGGAGATATCAGCATCGTTGAGATGAATGAGAAAGATTCAAGTTGTGAAATTGGCTATGTTTTAGGAAAAGATTATTGGGGCCGAGGTATGATGACAGAAGCCTTGAAAGCTGTCTTAGACTTTTGTTTTACTCAAGCAGGCTTTCAAAAAGTCAGAGCTCGTTACGCCAGTCTCAACCCAGCTTCAGGCCGTGTGATGGAAAAAGCGGGAATGTCTTATCTAAAAACCATTGCCAATGGTGTGGAGAGAAAAGACTATGTTGCGGATCTTATTTATTACCAGATAAGCAGGGAAGATAGGTGA
- a CDS encoding nicotinate phosphoribosyltransferase, which yields MYPDDSLTLHTDLYQINMMQVYFDQGIHNKKAVFEVYFRQQPFNNGYAVFAGLERIVHYLEDLRFSDSDIAYLETLGYHGEFLDYLRNLKLELTVRSAQEGDLVFANEPIVQVEGPLAQCQLVETALLNIVNFQTLIATKAARIRSVIEDEPLMEFGTRRAQEMDAAIWGTRAAVIGGANGTSNVRAGKLFGIPVLGTHAHALVQVYGNDYEAFKAYASTHRDCVFLVDTYDTLRIGVPAAIQVARELGEKINFKGVRIDSGDIAYISKKVRQQLDEAGYPDAKIYASNDLDENTILNLKMQHAKIDVWGVGTKLITAYDQPALGAVYKIVAIEDETGKMRNTIKLSSNAEKVSTPGKKQVWRITSREKGKSEGDYITYDGVDVSDLTEIKMFHPTYTYIKKTVRNFDAVPLLVDIFKEGTLVYNLPSLTEIQSYARKEFDKLWDEYKRVLNPQHYPVDLARDIWQDKMDLIDKMRKEALGEGEEE from the coding sequence ATGTATCCAGATGATAGTTTGACATTGCACACGGACTTGTACCAGATCAACATGATGCAAGTTTACTTTGACCAAGGAATTCACAATAAGAAGGCGGTTTTTGAGGTCTATTTCCGTCAGCAACCGTTCAACAACGGTTATGCGGTTTTTGCTGGTTTGGAAAGAATTGTACATTATCTTGAAGACTTACGCTTTTCAGATAGCGATATTGCCTACTTGGAGACGCTTGGGTATCATGGAGAATTCTTGGATTACCTACGAAATCTCAAGTTAGAACTAACGGTTCGTTCTGCTCAGGAAGGGGACTTGGTTTTTGCTAATGAGCCGATTGTGCAGGTTGAAGGACCTCTAGCCCAATGTCAATTGGTTGAAACGGCTCTCTTGAACATCGTTAACTTTCAAACCTTGATAGCGACCAAGGCAGCACGTATTCGTTCAGTCATTGAAGATGAGCCCTTGATGGAATTCGGGACACGTCGTGCGCAAGAAATGGATGCGGCTATCTGGGGAACACGCGCAGCCGTGATTGGTGGAGCCAACGGGACTAGCAATGTGCGAGCAGGGAAGCTCTTTGGTATTCCAGTATTGGGTACTCATGCGCATGCCTTGGTACAGGTTTATGGAAACGACTATGAAGCCTTTAAGGCCTATGCTTCAACCCATCGTGACTGTGTCTTTCTAGTAGATACTTATGATACGCTTCGCATTGGTGTGCCAGCTGCCATTCAGGTAGCGCGTGAACTGGGAGAGAAGATTAATTTTAAAGGTGTTCGTATCGACTCGGGGGATATAGCCTATATTTCCAAGAAAGTTCGCCAACAGTTAGATGAGGCTGGATACCCAGATGCCAAAATTTACGCTTCCAATGACCTCGATGAAAATACTATTCTTAACCTCAAAATGCAACACGCTAAGATTGATGTCTGGGGTGTCGGAACCAAGCTGATTACAGCCTATGACCAGCCTGCTCTTGGGGCAGTTTATAAGATTGTAGCTATCGAAGATGAAACTGGTAAGATGCGCAATACCATCAAGCTTTCAAGCAATGCTGAAAAAGTGTCGACACCAGGTAAGAAGCAGGTATGGCGGATTACCAGTCGTGAAAAAGGCAAGTCAGAAGGTGACTACATTACTTATGATGGTGTGGATGTGAGTGACCTGACAGAAATCAAGATGTTCCATCCGACTTATACCTACATCAAAAAGACCGTTCGAAATTTTGATGCCGTTCCTCTCTTGGTGGATATTTTCAAAGAAGGAACATTAGTTTACAACTTGCCTAGTTTGACTGAGATTCAGTCCTATGCTCGCAAGGAATTTGACAAGCTATGGGATGAGTACAAGCGCGTGCTCAATCCGCAGCACTATCCAGTGGACTTGGCGCGTGATATTTGGCAAGATAAGATGGACTTGATTGACAAGATGCGCAAGGAGGCCCTTGGCGAAGGAGAAGAAGAATGA